In Gossypium raimondii isolate GPD5lz chromosome 12, ASM2569854v1, whole genome shotgun sequence, a single window of DNA contains:
- the LOC105763624 gene encoding cytochrome b-c1 complex subunit Rieske, mitochondrial — MGMISDVPATVATVKNPSSKIVYDEYNHERFPPGDPSKRAFAYFVLSGGRFVLSMSASKDVLALASLEVDLSSIELGSTVTVKWRGKPVFIRRRTEEDIKTANSVDLASQG, encoded by the coding sequence ATGGGAATGATCTCAGATGTCCCTGCTACTGTGGCAACTGTGAAGAACCCTAGTTCGAAAATTGTCTACGACGAGTATAATCACGAGCGGTTTCCACCTGGTGATCCCAGCAAGCGTGCTTTTGCTTATTTCGTCTTGTCTGGTGGCAGGTTTGTTCTAAGCATGTCTGCCAGCAAAGATGTTCTTGCACTCGCTTCTCTTGAGGTTGACCTTTCTAGCATAGAGCTAGGGAGCACTGTTACCGTCAAGTGGAGAGGGAAGCCTGTTTTTATCAGACGTAGAACCGAAGAGGACATCAAGACAGCTAACAGCGTTGACCTTGCATCacagggatga